The Oncorhynchus nerka isolate Pitt River linkage group LG11, Oner_Uvic_2.0, whole genome shotgun sequence genome includes the window ATTTAGGTCCCCatgaaagtagacctctctgtttacatcacatactcTATCAAGCATGTCACATTTTAActttatttctaaggctacatatattaatatggggTATTTTTGCCCTTTcctaggtaaagagagagagagagagagagagaaagagagagagaacatcatcTGTCATCAATTTCAAGGCAGCATGTAGGGTGAATCTCCAATAGACATAATTCATACCAGACTGGACTATTTTGTCTCTGCAACATCATATGTAGTGACAGTTATAACATAGTCATTACATTACCCTGTGGTTCTGGTAGGCAGTGACGGCTATGAAGCGTGTTTCCGGGAAGGAGAAGGTGCAGAAGTTGCGGTGGGCATGAAGCTGGCTATCCCGCCGTGGGTCCACATACACCACATGGAATCGAGGCTGGTAACGATGCATGGAGTTCAAGATCATCTGGGTGTTTGACAAACAATCACAATGCACATTACatccacacacaggcacaaagaCTCAGAAATACAAAGAATGTATAAAGAACACGAGCAAGTACTGATTGTaaagatgtgtgtgtgcgtgcatgtgtgtctgtgtctggactggtcggtgtgtgtgtgtctgcgtctggactggtcggtgtgtgtgtgtgtatgtgtgtgtgcttgtcttaCATGCCCATTGTCATCCAGCAGGTTGTTGGTCAGTTTGAGTGCGTCGAAGGAGACCATCTGTTTCATCCACTGGGAGCCTCTGGCGGGGGAGTCAGGGTGGAAGTGCATCCTCCCCGGGGCCGCCACGTCGGCCCGGCCTGCCACCAGCCACGAGGAGCTGTGGAACGCATATCTACATACAGGAGAGCAAAGATACTATATTCATTGGTTGCAAGTTGTGTCACTCCACTATTGAAAGTTCTGTTACATCAGGCTGAAAGTTCTACTCAATACATTCTCCATTGGCGCTGATTAAGATTTTGTGCATTATCTGGTACATATTATGTGGTACAATCAAGAAGAGGCTGCCAGGGTATGTACTGTACACCATAACCACAATATACCATATGATGATTCCACACAAACACTATTATGTGTAGATCTAGTGTATGTCTCTTATGCTGGCAGAGTGTGGGTAAAACCACAGAGCCTATAAATCACATTCTATGTAAGTCTATGGAGAAAACTCACCTGTATCTCTTGTCATCCACAGGGATGAAGTCCATGAGCAGCACATACTCCGCTGCAGGGTCCATCCCTGAGATACTCACCTGGAAGGTAGGGAACATCCTCCTACAAGGACCATGCATGACTCAGCAGCAACACAGTGATATGTGATTAGTTCAaccacagtgagtgtgtgtgtttatgtgtgtgtgtttacgtgtgtgtgtgtgtgtgtgtgtgtgtgtgtgtgtccatttgtGTTAGCATGTTCCTACCTCCCAGCCTTGGTGACGATCATCTCTGTGCCCAGCTggtcaaactgttgccacagcgTGTGCATCTCCAGCTGAACTGTGACCCCCGTGACCTGGGGGGCTTTGGCACAGGTGGCCCCACCAGCTTCTGCACAGCAGGGCAGCGTGAGGGCACACCTGTGAGACAGCTGGggaactggagaggagaggaggaaaaaacACATGAAAAACAGGATTTCCCAAGAAAAGTCAGGTAGGAACCAATGAATTCAAACTAACGCAGTGAAGCTCCAGTACCATCCATACTGTTTGTGTTACAGTCAGAATCTCCAGTGGTGGGGAAACGCTTCAGATTTCTCCACTTTCAATTTCCATCAATTGGTCTTCTGTTCCACTGTTCACTGACCAGTCTGATGTCCAGTTTAGAGTAGAACTGTGACCACATCAAATCCCCTGCTTTAGTCTCAGACCGTTAGCTGTCCTTGGAGAAGCAGAGTGTCTGTGTGGTTGAGGGTACCACTGACTGGGTCTGGGACACAGAGGACTGGAACACCAAGCAGGCTTTATAcaggctgggacactcaagggaCCCTCGATCCCACCTCATCCATTACACTGTAATAAAGCCCACTGACATGCAATATTAACATACTCgcacacacaaggacacacacacgcacacacactgagagGGATAAAAACACACACTCTGCACATATACATAGATACATGCACATGAGATGTGACAGAGGAGGAATGAAAACATTTACTACTGCTTTCAGACAATTCTTTACAGTTTTATACCATGATAGGATGCACAAAGTGTTATTTTCGTTGAGATGCACTTCACTTTTTAGAAGTAGGCCATTAATTACACTAGTTGTCCTCCGTTATTGAGTGAGGACAGACATCCGACAGAGAGCCGCTGCTGCTATTGATGAAAAAACAAAATCTCTTCAACACCATGCTAATTGCTATCTTCAACTCTAATCTAAAGTTGCCTTGAGATGGTCACCAAAAGAGCTTCACCGTGTCTCGTCTGGGAGGAATTCTTATACGTGCCGTATCCATAGGAATAATATAATAACAACATCTGCCATTTAaaagatgcttttatccaaagcaacctACAGTCATGCGCGTATATATTTGTCCTATGGGTGGCCTGGGGAAGCGAACTCAGtcattaacaacaacaaaaagaacaGTTAAGACAAACCACGAAAACAGTAAGAGAATCACGTTGCAAAACACATTAAAAACAAACCCAAAACCAAATAGCAGTGGATACAAGTTTATAGTCCAGTTAGTACAGGTTTATTATCACAACTATTACAACTGAGCAGTAGATAGCAGCAAATAAAAGTTTATAGTAGAATTCATGTAGGTTTATTATCAAACTATTACAACTTAGCAGTGGATAGCAGCAGATATTATTTGATAATACTGTCGGTGCAGATAACAGCACCCACAATCCTGATGTTAGAAGCACCATACTCTACCAACTCAGCCGTTGAAGGCCCATTCCTACCCTCTTGCTTATTATCAAGGATTGTTACCTGTGAGGGAACAGAAGTTGGTATTGGTGGAAGAAGTCCACTCTATAAAGAACCAACTTATGTTTAGATGGCATGACTGATAATCAACCGTAGAAGTCAAGTGTTAACTCAAGGAGTAAAAATGTTTTCTCCACAGTCATACCCCCTCCCAatgctccagtgtgtgtgtgtgtgtgtgtgtgtgtgtgtgtactctgtgaTGGGAGGGTGATGATGGGGCTCAGCCTGAGAGGTGCTGAGTAGCACCCCATCCATCTAACACCGTCTCTAATGAAACTCTACGGGTCACagcctgccaacacactgacacctcCTCCTTATTAACCCATTCATCAACCCTCTATGGCTATTAACACCACGACTCACATGAACTCCCATGATCTCCATGAATGGTCGCTGGTTTTCAGAGAAAATTATTAGAAAAGTCCATTCGTTtaaaaaaatctaactttcagaTGAACCGTTCTTTTGAACCAATACTGTTACAGTGACGTGATATCCGTGTAAGAGACGTTCGTTCATTTCATTACATGCAATAGTTGCATCACTTCATTTTGATCATGTTGCGAtcatagaaaatagaaaaatcaTAGAACGCATATCGTTTTAGAACACAGAAGTGTGTGATACGAGACGTTCATACATAAACCAAACATGGCTATTTTGTCACAGAGCGCATGTTAGTTGTGAGAGCCACATGTAAAAGCTTGTTCTAAACAATACAATCCAAAGAAGTCAAACTCAGAGAATGAAATAGTATGAAACAGTGATGTTTATTGAGCTGTTTTGAAGCACACAGCTATCTTGAACAAGCAGCAACACTAGAATATTCACACTTGATGTTCATAGTACAGTCAACATTATGCAGGCCCAGGATTGTGCACACGGGCCTTGAACACAACTCAAAACTGAATGTATGCAATAGTGCGTTAGTGTCTGCGCTTGCGTGTGCTTGAGCGCATATGGTGGTGCGTTAGAGTGCGCAAGAGTCCTGCCATGCCGCTGCAGAGGAAGTGCATCAGTTTGGCATTGGCGTGGTATGTATggtgtgtgagtcagtgtgagtgagacgggaagggagggagggtccGGCTGAGAGCGTGTTTATGCCTTCATGGCCTGGCTGATGGTCTCGTAGAAAGCCAGGAGCTTTTGCTTGGCCTGTTCGGCTGCGGGGCCCACCTGGCCCTTGAAGTCCTCAGACAGGGGAGACACCTTCTCACGCACCTCACCAACAGCCTTGATCATCTGCTCCTTGTACTCCTCAGCGTAGGGGGCGGCCAGGGTCCTCAGCTCCTCCAGACGTTCGGTCAGCTTGGCACGGACAATCTCCACAATGGGCATGAGCTTGGTCTTGGTCTCCTCCACGTTGATGGCCACCTTGGCGCGCAACTCCTCTACAACGGGCTCCATCTTGGCCTTGAAAGCCTCCATCTCGGTGCGGCGCAGTTCGATGTGCTCCTTGATCAGGGGCTCCAGCTTCTTGCGGTACTCATCTATGTGCTTGTCCAGGACTTCCTTGAGTTCGGCGCGCTTGGGCTCCAGCTGGGAGCGCAGCTCCTCCACGTCCTTCATGACCTCAGCGCGCACGGCGGCGGTGGCGTCAGTCAACTGGGTGCCGAAGGCTTCGCTGTAGGGGGCCAGGGACTGGGAGGTGGCATCAGCATACTGCTGGAGGTTGTCAAGGCTCTGGGTCAGCTGCATCCTGTGAGGAAcaccaagaagagagagagagagagagagagagagagagagagagagagagagatggagagggagggagagagagggagagggagggagagagagagagggtgggagagagatatTGGTTTAGTTATCTGTGGAGGTTGGGCACTATTGAATTGAACCTTTAAAATTTgaatggagtgagtgagtgagtgagtgagtgagtggtgagtgagtgagtgagtgagtgagtgagtgagtgagtgagtgagtgagtgagtgaagaggGAACGAGAAGATAGAGAAGACTAAATTAAACATGTCCTTACTTGTACTGTTTGTACTCTGTGTCATCCAGAAGGTCAATGGACCTCTGTGCGGTCAACTTCACCTGAGCTATGTACATGCTCAAGGCTGCCTTCACATGCTCCAGCTGAGAGGGAGCATCAGCCTGCATAGGAAAAGCCTGGgtacctgggagaggagagagagggagagggtcagGCATTGGTTGGGAAACAGTGGTGAATGGCCCAGCACTTTAAGTATTGAGTAAGATTTCATTTTGAATTGTTCAATATACCAGagcatggtacacacacacacacgatgcattAAAATGTCATTACTACATGATCAATCCGGCGGCACTATGACAAGGCTGGGATACTAACCTGCGGCCAGCAGGATGGTTAGTGCGAGAGCCAGGAATTTCATGATGGAGGTCTGAGAGGAAAAAGAAGAAGAGAACGGATGGTGAGCAATGAGCCCGACAAGAATTCCAATATTCGCAATTGAAACAGGGAACCATGGGAAGTCAAGATTGAATGGTTAAAAATACATTTAGAGCTAACAATATTTGAACAGTGCAACAAATGACTAATTGCAAAACACTCTAAATTAAACTTTAAATGTCACCAAAACCAAACAAGCCAATAATTCAAAGTCATTCTCCAGTTATTTGGAGAATCACAAGGAGCAAACCCACAAAGACACGTAACTCCAGGCTGCCCTCAATCAGTTCACCCCATGCCATATGTCAGCCTATTAAAAGGACCTCTAATCTGGTCAGATTACACAGAGCTGGATAGAGCTATACTGTTCCTACAAAGAGATTAACCCTCAACTCATACCACCTAATCCCCAATCCCTGCACTAAGACAGACACATCACTGGATCACTGTGGCCCGGACAGAGGTTACACTTAAACAGTTGTTGAGAGTAATTCCAGAAAGCTATTGGCATAGGAAGAGAATTAGCGACATCTTTTTTTctaggacatttaataacattatTTCTCCATTGTTCCCTTCCATTTCTCTAGTAAATTATAGTAAACTGTCTGAAAGAAGTATTGCTAAAGCGATAACTGCTGCCTAATGTATTTGTAACAGTTCATATCAAAGTGGTAATAAGCATTCCAAATAACAGACAAAAAAAGTTTCCTGAAAAATTCTAGTCTGCATTTCCCTCTCCTAGTTCCTCAGTCCTCTGCGTATGCAGACCAAGTCTTTGGCCTCTAGCCCCAGCCCTTAGCTCTCCCAgtctgttctcttacctggtggGTGATTGGTCGTTATGAGACTGGGGAACAGGAGAGCCAGCTCTGTTTTTTTATAGGGATGGAGCAgcaggaggggggagaggtgtgAGAGGTTGTGTGCCTCCGTGGAGGTGGACCTCACCCCCACACCGTCTCACAGGGAGGAGCCGGGTACA containing:
- the LOC115136968 gene encoding apolipoprotein A-I-1; this encodes MKFLALALTILLAAGTQAFPMQADAPSQLEHVKAALSMYIAQVKLTAQRSIDLLDDTEYKQYKMQLTQSLDNLQQYADATSQSLAPYSEAFGTQLTDATAAVRAEVMKDVEELRSQLEPKRAELKEVLDKHIDEYRKKLEPLIKEHIELRRTEMEAFKAKMEPVVEELRAKVAINVEETKTKLMPIVEIVRAKLTERLEELRTLAAPYAEEYKEQMIKAVGEVREKVSPLSEDFKGQVGPAAEQAKQKLLAFYETISQAMKA
- the LOC115137810 gene encoding LOW QUALITY PROTEIN: T-box transcription factor TBX1-B (The sequence of the model RefSeq protein was modified relative to this genomic sequence to represent the inferred CDS: substituted 1 base at 1 genomic stop codon) encodes the protein MDVPQLSHRCALTLPCCAEAGGATCAKAPQVTGVTVQLEMHTLWQQFDQLGTEMIVTKAGRRMFPTFQVSISGMDPAAEYVLLMDFIPVDDKRYRYAFHSSSWLVAGRADVAAPGRMHFHPDSPARGSQWMKQMVSFDALKLTNNLLDDNGHMILNSMHRYQPRFHVVYVDPRRDSQLHAHRNFCTFSFPETRFIAVTAYQNHRITQLKIASNPFAKGFRTTDPDAWVGSARPLRHSLPTWQPQEGSHEPDSMSGEQRAQNLKSLSRLEDXNIASLSTAHRELGHHSREDINCTSERKDVENNIFPPLTFIPLPTLWECPGISERLNLG